A stretch of Vulpes vulpes isolate BD-2025 chromosome 4, VulVul3, whole genome shotgun sequence DNA encodes these proteins:
- the UBLCP1 gene encoding ubiquitin-like domain-containing CTD phosphatase 1 isoform X2: MALPIIVKWGGQEYSVTTLSEDDTVLDLKQFLKTLTGVLPERQKLLGLKVKGKPAENDVKLGALKLKPNTKIMMMGTREESLEDVLGPPPDNDDVVNDFDIEDEVVEVENREENLLKISRRVKEYKVEILNPPREGKKLLVLDVDYTLFDHRSCAETGVELMRPYLHEFLTSAYEDYDIVIWSATNMKWIEAKMKVKPLGVIWGKFSEFYSKKNTIMFDDIGRNFLMNPQNGLKIRPFMKAHLNRDKDKELLKLTQYLKEIAKLDDFLDLNHKYWERYLSKKQGQ; encoded by the exons ATGGCTCTTCCTATTATTGTAAAATGGGGTGGACAGGAATATTCAGTGACCACACTTTCAGAAGATGATACCGTGCTAGATCTCAAACAGTTTCTTAAGACTCTTACAGGAGTGCTACCAGAACGCCAAAAGTTACTTGGACTCAAAGTTAAAG GCAAACCTGCAGAAAATGATGTTAAGCTTGGAGCTCTCAAACTGAAACCAAATACTAAAATCATGATGATGGGAACTCGTGAGGAGAGCTTG GAAGATGTCTTAGGTCCACCTCCTGACAATGATGATGTTGTCAACGACTTTGATATTGAAGATGAAGTAGTTGAAGTAGAAAATAG gGAAGAAAACCTACTGAAAATTTCTCGTAGAGTGAAAGAGTATAAAGTGGAAATTTTGAATCCTCCCAGGGAAGGGAAAAAGCTTTTGGTACTAGATGTTGATTATACATTATTTG aCCATAGGTCTTGTGCAGAGACTGGAGTAGAATTAATGCGGCCATATCTTCACGAATTCCTAACATCTGCATATGAGGATTATGACATTGTTATTTGGT CTGCAACAAATATGAAGTGGATTGAAGCTAAAATGAAA GTAAAGCCTCTCGGTGTTATATGGGGAAAGTTTTCGGAGTTTTACAGCAAAAAAAACACTATAATGTTTGATGACATAGGAAGAAATTTTCTAATGAACCCACAGAATGGACTAAAG ATAAGGCCTTTTATGAAAGCTCACCTAAATCGAGATAAagacaaagaacttttaaaactaacTCAGTACCTCAAGGAGATAGCAAAATTAGATGACTTTTTGGACCTAAATCACAAATATTGGGAAAG gTATCTGTCAAAGAAGCAAGGACAGTAG
- the UBLCP1 gene encoding ubiquitin-like domain-containing CTD phosphatase 1 isoform X1: MALPIIVKWGGQEYSVTTLSEDDTVLDLKQFLKTLTGVLPERQKLLGLKVKGKPAENDVKLGALKLKPNTKIMMMGTREESLEDVLGPPPDNDDVVNDFDIEDEVVEVENREENLLKISRRVKEYKVEILNPPREGKKLLVLDVDYTLFDHRSCAETGVELMRPYLHEFLTSAYEDYDIVIWSATNMKWIEAKMKELGVSTNANYKITFMLDSAAMITVHTPRRGLIDVKPLGVIWGKFSEFYSKKNTIMFDDIGRNFLMNPQNGLKIRPFMKAHLNRDKDKELLKLTQYLKEIAKLDDFLDLNHKYWERYLSKKQGQ; encoded by the exons ATGGCTCTTCCTATTATTGTAAAATGGGGTGGACAGGAATATTCAGTGACCACACTTTCAGAAGATGATACCGTGCTAGATCTCAAACAGTTTCTTAAGACTCTTACAGGAGTGCTACCAGAACGCCAAAAGTTACTTGGACTCAAAGTTAAAG GCAAACCTGCAGAAAATGATGTTAAGCTTGGAGCTCTCAAACTGAAACCAAATACTAAAATCATGATGATGGGAACTCGTGAGGAGAGCTTG GAAGATGTCTTAGGTCCACCTCCTGACAATGATGATGTTGTCAACGACTTTGATATTGAAGATGAAGTAGTTGAAGTAGAAAATAG gGAAGAAAACCTACTGAAAATTTCTCGTAGAGTGAAAGAGTATAAAGTGGAAATTTTGAATCCTCCCAGGGAAGGGAAAAAGCTTTTGGTACTAGATGTTGATTATACATTATTTG aCCATAGGTCTTGTGCAGAGACTGGAGTAGAATTAATGCGGCCATATCTTCACGAATTCCTAACATCTGCATATGAGGATTATGACATTGTTATTTGGT CTGCAACAAATATGAAGTGGATTGAAGCTAAAATGAAA GAGCTAGGAGTGAGCACAAATGCAAATTATAAGATTACCTTCATGTTGGACAGTGCTGCTATGATAACAGTGCACACTCCAAGGAGAGGATTAATAGAC GTAAAGCCTCTCGGTGTTATATGGGGAAAGTTTTCGGAGTTTTACAGCAAAAAAAACACTATAATGTTTGATGACATAGGAAGAAATTTTCTAATGAACCCACAGAATGGACTAAAG ATAAGGCCTTTTATGAAAGCTCACCTAAATCGAGATAAagacaaagaacttttaaaactaacTCAGTACCTCAAGGAGATAGCAAAATTAGATGACTTTTTGGACCTAAATCACAAATATTGGGAAAG gTATCTGTCAAAGAAGCAAGGACAGTAG